The following coding sequences are from one Patescibacteria group bacterium window:
- the atpH gene encoding ATP synthase F1 subunit delta yields the protein MKISPKQYAIALYDLVEGKTEKEISVLLVGFSDMLRKNNAMSKLDSILKEFSAIWNKENGIVEATVTLARDLDGISKKSIIEYIKKATKATDVHLKETVDKSILGGVVLKYGDKIVDNSLRGRIESLGRSLEK from the coding sequence ATGAAAATAAGTCCAAAACAATATGCAATTGCATTATATGACCTAGTGGAAGGAAAAACAGAAAAAGAAATCTCTGTTCTTCTTGTTGGATTTTCTGATATGCTTAGAAAAAACAATGCTATGTCTAAATTGGATAGCATTTTGAAAGAATTTTCTGCTATTTGGAATAAAGAAAATGGGATTGTTGAAGCGACTGTGACATTGGCAAGAGATTTGGATGGAATAAGTAAAAAATCAATTATTGAATATATTAAAAAAGCAACGAAAGCAACCGATGTTCATTTAAAGGAAACAGTTGATAAGAGTATCCTGGGTGGAGTTGTTTTGAAGTACGGAGATAAAATAGTTGATAATAGCTTAAGGGGCAGGATAGAGAGTTTAGGACGTTCTTTGGAAAAATAA